From a single Nocardioides sp. dk884 genomic region:
- a CDS encoding cupin domain-containing protein — protein MSDAVVPTSADIESLEQLYGIFDDLSMEGGWHRRFPALWAEPRKNLVPYRWKYADIQSVLDAAGRLVDHSMADRRNVTMRNPVEGNEYATVRTLVAAYQLIRPGETADCHRHTPAALRIILDGKGTYTVVNGHRVEMRPGDVLLTPSTFWHSHSHESDADGDDCYWVDILDVPLIHLLEPMFFKQHPDRLEADPVDVDSSPLAFRWEDSLSRLDAAEAPADGLASKVIELGEPAMPTISIHVLRLDAGFTSQVHQTTANSIFTVVEGSGSLDIDGETITWQRGDVIAVPSWRPYSFRADTDAHLVRCSDEAVLKALGLLRTEAL, from the coding sequence ATGTCCGACGCCGTCGTCCCCACCTCCGCCGACATCGAGAGCCTCGAGCAGCTCTACGGGATCTTCGACGACCTGAGCATGGAGGGTGGCTGGCACCGCCGCTTCCCCGCGCTCTGGGCCGAGCCCCGCAAGAACCTGGTCCCCTACCGCTGGAAGTACGCCGACATCCAGTCGGTCCTCGACGCCGCCGGCCGCCTCGTCGACCACTCGATGGCCGACCGCCGCAACGTCACCATGCGCAACCCCGTCGAGGGCAACGAGTACGCCACCGTGCGCACCCTCGTCGCGGCGTACCAGCTGATCCGTCCGGGCGAGACCGCCGACTGCCACCGCCACACCCCGGCGGCGCTGCGGATCATCCTCGACGGCAAGGGCACCTACACGGTCGTCAACGGCCACCGCGTCGAGATGCGCCCCGGCGACGTGCTGCTGACGCCGTCGACGTTCTGGCACAGCCACTCCCACGAGTCCGACGCGGACGGCGACGACTGCTACTGGGTCGACATCCTCGACGTGCCGCTGATCCACCTGCTCGAGCCGATGTTCTTCAAGCAGCACCCGGACCGCCTCGAGGCGGACCCGGTCGACGTGGACTCCTCGCCGCTGGCCTTCCGCTGGGAGGACTCCCTCTCGCGCCTGGACGCCGCCGAGGCGCCCGCCGACGGGCTGGCGTCGAAGGTGATCGAGCTGGGCGAGCCGGCGATGCCGACGATCTCCATCCACGTGCTGCGCCTGGACGCCGGCTTCACCTCGCAGGTCCACCAGACCACGGCGAACTCGATCTTCACCGTCGTCGAGGGCTCCGGCTCGCTCGACATCGACGGGGAGACCATCACCTGGCAGCGCGGCGACGTCATCGCCGTCCCCTCGTGGCGCCCGTACTCCTTCCGTGCCGACACCGACGCGCACCTGGTGCGCTGCAGCGACGAGGCCGTCCTCAAGGCCCTCGGCCTGCTCCGTACCGAAGCTCTCTGA
- a CDS encoding acyl-CoA dehydrogenase family protein, which yields MAHDWLAEDLPEEREELRDVVSDILSKYDREYWIQVDESGEYPQDFVDDLQQGGWLSMLIPTEYGGGGASIPDAALFLETMNRWGAPGTLIHAQMYTMGAILRHGSEEQKQKWLPQIADGLRLQSFGVTEPDAGTDTTRIRTFARREGDNYVINGGKIFTSRAKQSDLLLLIARTKKYEDVEKKTDGVSVFLVDMRDALAAGTLTIDPIKVMSGHHTNQLTFTDMVVPAENLIGEEHKGFKVTLSGMNAERILAASQYVGSGLWFIDRATEYAKERVVFGRPIGMNQGIQFPIAKAFAHLRAASALRWQAAEKFEAGSRSGTEANIAKLLAAEAQWEAANAAMDTFGGYGLASEYGVEQKFRAARGPLIAPISTNLILAGIAQRDLGMPRSY from the coding sequence ATGGCACACGACTGGCTCGCCGAGGACCTGCCCGAGGAGCGCGAGGAGCTGCGCGACGTCGTCTCGGACATCTTGTCCAAGTACGACCGCGAGTACTGGATCCAGGTCGACGAGTCCGGGGAGTACCCCCAGGACTTCGTCGACGACCTCCAGCAGGGTGGCTGGCTCTCGATGCTCATCCCGACCGAGTACGGCGGCGGCGGCGCCTCGATCCCGGACGCCGCGCTCTTCCTCGAGACGATGAACCGCTGGGGCGCCCCGGGCACCCTGATCCACGCCCAGATGTACACGATGGGCGCGATCCTGCGGCACGGCTCGGAGGAGCAGAAGCAGAAGTGGCTGCCGCAGATCGCCGACGGCCTGCGCCTGCAGTCCTTCGGTGTCACCGAGCCCGACGCGGGCACCGACACCACCCGGATCCGCACCTTCGCGCGCCGCGAGGGCGACAACTACGTCATCAACGGCGGCAAGATCTTCACCTCGCGCGCCAAGCAGTCCGACCTGCTGCTGCTGATCGCGCGCACCAAGAAGTACGAGGACGTCGAGAAGAAGACCGACGGCGTCTCGGTGTTCCTGGTCGACATGCGTGACGCGCTGGCCGCGGGCACGCTGACCATCGACCCGATCAAGGTGATGAGCGGTCACCACACCAACCAGCTCACCTTCACCGACATGGTGGTGCCGGCCGAGAACCTGATCGGTGAGGAGCACAAGGGCTTCAAGGTCACGCTCTCGGGCATGAACGCCGAGCGCATCCTGGCCGCCTCGCAGTACGTCGGCTCCGGCCTGTGGTTCATCGACCGCGCCACCGAGTACGCCAAGGAGCGCGTGGTCTTCGGCCGCCCCATCGGCATGAACCAGGGCATCCAGTTCCCGATCGCCAAGGCGTTCGCGCACCTGCGCGCGGCCAGCGCGCTGCGCTGGCAGGCGGCGGAGAAGTTCGAGGCCGGCAGCCGCTCGGGCACCGAGGCCAACATCGCCAAGCTGCTCGCCGCGGAGGCGCAGTGGGAGGCCGCGAACGCCGCCATGGACACCTTCGGCGGCTACGGCCTGGCCTCGGAGTACGGCGTGGAGCAGAAGTTCCGCGCCGCCCGTGGCCCGCTCATCGCCCCGATCAGCACCAACCTGATCCTGGCCGGCATCGCCCAGCGCGACCTGGGCATGCCGCGGTCGTACTGA
- a CDS encoding cyclase family protein has product MSAAAPGILPEGVGAGRLAGADVTVVDLAQPLHPGVPVSPSHPGFRHSLQRRHGDAVRVDGTSGANDMLVLGTHTATHVDALAHISHDGLLHGGTDARAAQEGGRFVEHGVHTIAPVVAPGVLLDLPAHLGVERLAPGQAITADDLAAAAGDREIEPGSVIMVRTGWAQLWDDPQAFLSHDGGVPGPDEGACQWLAARSPRLVGSDTTAFEHIPAGEGHARLPGHRVLLVEAGVPIMEMLQLERLAALAPAQFSVIAAPLPIVGATGSPLRPLALVVT; this is encoded by the coding sequence ATGAGTGCCGCGGCCCCGGGCATCCTGCCCGAGGGTGTCGGGGCGGGCCGCCTGGCCGGCGCCGACGTCACGGTCGTCGACCTCGCCCAGCCGCTGCACCCCGGCGTGCCGGTGTCCCCGAGCCACCCCGGTTTCCGGCACTCCCTGCAGCGCCGCCACGGCGACGCCGTCCGCGTCGACGGCACCTCCGGTGCCAACGACATGCTGGTCCTCGGCACCCACACCGCCACCCACGTCGACGCGCTGGCGCACATCAGCCACGACGGGCTGCTGCACGGCGGCACCGACGCCCGCGCGGCCCAGGAGGGCGGACGCTTCGTCGAGCACGGCGTGCACACGATCGCCCCGGTGGTGGCCCCCGGCGTGCTCCTGGACCTGCCGGCCCACCTCGGCGTCGAGCGGCTCGCGCCCGGTCAGGCGATCACCGCCGACGACCTGGCCGCGGCCGCCGGCGACCGGGAGATCGAGCCCGGCAGCGTGATCATGGTCCGCACCGGCTGGGCGCAGCTGTGGGACGACCCGCAGGCGTTCCTCAGCCACGACGGCGGCGTGCCCGGCCCCGACGAGGGCGCCTGCCAGTGGCTCGCCGCCCGGTCGCCGCGCCTGGTCGGCTCCGACACCACCGCCTTCGAGCACATCCCGGCCGGTGAGGGGCACGCGCGCCTGCCCGGCCACCGGGTGCTGCTCGTCGAGGCCGGCGTACCGATCATGGAGATGCTCCAGCTCGAGCGCCTCGCTGCCCTCGCGCCCGCGCAGTTCAGCGTCATCGCCGCGCCGCTGCCGATCGTCGGCGCCACCGGCTCGCCGCTGCGCCCGCTCGCGCTCGTCGTCACCTGA
- a CDS encoding thiamine pyrophosphate-dependent enzyme, whose protein sequence is MAEIAGVLRDAERPALVLGSLADDPGTWSAVAELATALDAPVWQAAYSYRMGFDQTSPLFAGHLPPGRAGLRDALGEHDVVLVLGAHAFRQYLFEDGDFVGGDTRVLVVTEDADEAVHSDAELAVIAPIDAVAGALAQDLPVRAPAARAPRPVPAPLVAEPGAEIRPGDVFQALAERLPAESTYFEESPSTRRPLLAALPVRAPFGFLTAAMGGLGFAVPGAIGVKMARPERPVVAIVGDGASLYNVQALWSAQKYGVGVLFVVMSNGGYAVMDRLAHNAGATPPWPGFGEISLSTLAAGFGCPAKRIETVEELLAVLDEVVPTLGERTEPLVLDVAVTTA, encoded by the coding sequence GTGGCCGAGATCGCCGGGGTGCTGCGCGACGCCGAGCGCCCCGCGCTGGTCCTCGGCTCGCTCGCCGACGACCCGGGCACCTGGTCCGCGGTCGCCGAGCTGGCCACCGCCCTGGACGCCCCGGTCTGGCAGGCCGCCTACTCCTACCGGATGGGCTTCGACCAGACCTCCCCGCTGTTCGCCGGCCACCTGCCGCCCGGCCGTGCCGGCCTGCGCGACGCGCTCGGCGAGCACGACGTCGTGCTGGTCCTCGGTGCCCACGCGTTCCGTCAGTACCTCTTCGAGGACGGCGACTTCGTCGGCGGCGACACCCGCGTGCTGGTGGTCACCGAGGACGCCGACGAGGCCGTCCACAGCGACGCCGAGCTGGCCGTGATCGCCCCGATCGACGCGGTCGCCGGCGCCCTGGCCCAGGACCTCCCGGTGCGTGCGCCCGCCGCGCGCGCCCCGCGCCCGGTCCCCGCCCCGCTGGTCGCCGAGCCCGGCGCCGAGATCCGTCCCGGCGACGTGTTCCAGGCCCTCGCCGAGCGGCTGCCCGCCGAGTCGACGTACTTCGAGGAGAGCCCCTCCACCCGCCGTCCGCTGCTCGCCGCGCTGCCGGTGCGCGCGCCGTTCGGCTTCCTCACCGCGGCGATGGGCGGCCTCGGGTTCGCCGTCCCCGGCGCGATCGGCGTCAAGATGGCCCGCCCCGAGCGCCCGGTGGTCGCGATCGTCGGCGACGGCGCCTCGCTCTACAACGTCCAGGCCCTCTGGAGCGCGCAGAAGTACGGCGTCGGCGTGCTGTTCGTGGTCATGTCCAACGGCGGCTACGCCGTGATGGACCGCCTCGCGCACAACGCCGGCGCGACCCCGCCGTGGCCCGGCTTCGGCGAGATCAGCCTCTCCACGCTGGCCGCCGGCTTCGGCTGCCCGGCGAAGCGCATCGAGACCGTCGAGGAGCTGCTGGCCGTGCTCGACGAGGTGGTCCCGACCCTCGGCGAGCGCACCGAGCCGCTGGTGCTCGACGTCGCCGTCACCACCGCCTGA
- a CDS encoding MmgE/PrpD family protein — protein sequence MTAVAPSTEGATAVARLAAFAAAFRADPAQAPLDDARQRLLDTIGISVPALATGPAQIVHNLARAWGGHEQSTALGLAEKVPAPTAALVNGTLGHALDFDDTHVPSILHPSASVVPAALAAAEACGASGRELLAAIAVGNEICIRLGNAGYDPAINNSVFFERGLHATSICGALGSAAAAATVMGLPEDQIAHAMGIAASMGAGLLEANRAGGSVKRMHCGWAAHSGVVAAQSAAAGLTGPPTVLEGRFGFFHAYCGETYDEAALLDGLGEVWATGDCFVKPYPTNVFTHSGIDAALALRAKGLKPEQIESVEIGVPSPVLRTIAQPREAKIRPESGYHAQFSGPFTFAIALGGGGGLGVYLDDFTDAQVADPVLLDLAARITHVGDPRCDEIFPSHFPSIVRVKLKDGTELVEEVLTTRGTSERPLSDEEIMLKFRLNAAGLPGGADEIGRRIADVASYDDVSRLLEGTTAG from the coding sequence GTGACCGCAGTCGCCCCGAGCACCGAAGGGGCGACTGCTGTCGCCCGTCTGGCCGCCTTCGCCGCCGCCTTCCGCGCGGACCCCGCCCAGGCCCCGCTGGACGACGCCCGCCAGCGGCTGCTGGACACCATCGGCATCTCGGTGCCGGCGCTGGCCACCGGTCCGGCCCAGATCGTGCACAACCTGGCCCGGGCCTGGGGCGGGCATGAGCAGTCCACCGCCCTCGGCCTCGCCGAGAAGGTCCCGGCGCCGACCGCCGCGCTGGTCAACGGCACCCTGGGCCACGCCCTGGACTTCGATGACACCCACGTGCCCTCGATCCTGCACCCCTCGGCCTCCGTGGTTCCGGCCGCGCTGGCCGCCGCCGAGGCGTGCGGCGCCAGCGGCCGCGAGCTGCTCGCCGCGATCGCCGTCGGCAACGAGATCTGCATCCGGCTGGGCAACGCCGGCTACGACCCGGCGATCAACAACTCCGTCTTCTTCGAGCGCGGCCTGCACGCCACCTCGATCTGCGGCGCGCTCGGCTCGGCCGCAGCCGCGGCCACCGTGATGGGCCTGCCCGAGGACCAGATCGCCCACGCGATGGGCATCGCGGCCTCGATGGGCGCCGGCCTGCTGGAGGCCAACCGCGCCGGCGGCTCGGTCAAGCGCATGCACTGCGGCTGGGCCGCGCACTCCGGCGTCGTCGCCGCCCAGTCCGCGGCTGCCGGTCTCACCGGCCCGCCGACCGTGCTCGAGGGCCGCTTCGGGTTCTTCCACGCCTACTGCGGGGAGACCTACGACGAGGCGGCGCTGCTCGACGGGCTCGGCGAGGTGTGGGCCACGGGCGACTGCTTCGTGAAGCCCTACCCCACCAACGTCTTCACCCACTCCGGCATCGACGCCGCGCTCGCGCTGCGGGCCAAGGGCCTGAAGCCCGAGCAGATCGAGTCGGTCGAGATCGGCGTCCCCTCCCCGGTGCTGCGCACCATCGCGCAGCCGCGTGAAGCCAAGATCCGCCCGGAGTCGGGCTACCACGCGCAGTTCTCCGGCCCGTTCACCTTCGCGATCGCGCTCGGCGGCGGGGGCGGGCTCGGCGTCTACCTCGACGACTTCACCGACGCCCAGGTGGCCGACCCGGTGCTGCTCGACCTGGCCGCCCGGATCACCCACGTCGGCGACCCCCGCTGCGACGAGATCTTCCCCAGCCACTTCCCCTCGATCGTGCGGGTGAAGCTCAAGGACGGCACCGAGCTGGTCGAGGAGGTGCTCACCACGCGGGGCACCTCGGAGCGGCCGCTCAGCGACGAGGAGATCATGCTCAAGTTCCGCCTCAACGCCGCCGGGCTGCCCGGCGGCGCCGACGAGATCGGCCGGCGCATCGCCGATGTCGCGTCGTACGACGACGTGAGCCGGCTGCTCGAGGGGACCACTGCGGGTTGA
- a CDS encoding fumarylacetoacetate hydrolase family protein — MKIARFGKGQVGVVDGEYVVDVTEAAGVDVAEWPPVGPNRLIAEWDQRRAAIEAAVATGARTPLAEAGLLTPVPWPNKVIAYPVNYHDHGREMQAGYRADVQGFFLKPPSSLSGPEDFVELPALPGREVHHESELGIVIGKGGRDIAREDWKDHVFGYACLLDMVVRGREERVFRKAYDTFCPVGPWITTADEVDDPTQLSMKLWVGDELRQDANTRDLVLDIPGMIAMASTVMTLHPGDIIATGTPAGVGPVVDGDVIRIVIEQVGEMNVPVRQGTRGNTEVFANAYTPDIIKQK; from the coding sequence ATGAAGATCGCCCGGTTCGGCAAGGGTCAGGTCGGCGTCGTCGACGGTGAGTACGTCGTCGACGTCACCGAGGCGGCGGGTGTCGACGTCGCCGAGTGGCCGCCGGTCGGCCCGAACCGCCTGATCGCCGAGTGGGACCAGCGCCGTGCGGCGATCGAGGCAGCGGTCGCGACCGGTGCGCGCACCCCGCTCGCCGAGGCGGGCCTGCTCACCCCGGTCCCGTGGCCGAACAAGGTCATCGCCTACCCGGTGAACTACCACGACCACGGCCGCGAGATGCAGGCCGGCTACCGCGCCGACGTACAGGGCTTCTTCCTCAAGCCGCCGTCGTCGCTCTCGGGTCCCGAGGACTTCGTCGAGCTGCCCGCCCTCCCCGGCCGCGAGGTCCACCACGAGTCCGAGCTCGGCATCGTGATCGGCAAGGGCGGCCGCGACATCGCCCGCGAGGACTGGAAGGACCACGTCTTCGGCTACGCCTGCCTGCTCGACATGGTCGTGCGCGGCCGCGAGGAGCGCGTCTTCCGCAAGGCCTACGACACCTTCTGCCCGGTCGGCCCCTGGATCACCACCGCCGACGAGGTCGACGACCCGACCCAGCTCAGCATGAAGCTCTGGGTCGGCGACGAGCTGCGCCAGGACGCCAACACCCGCGACCTGGTGCTCGACATCCCCGGGATGATCGCGATGGCCTCCACCGTGATGACCCTGCACCCCGGCGACATCATCGCCACCGGCACGCCGGCCGGCGTCGGCCCCGTCGTCGACGGCGACGTCATCCGCATCGTGATCGAGCAGGTCGGCGAGATGAACGTGCCCGTGCGCCAGGGCACGCGTGGCAACACCGAGGTGTTCGCCAACGCCTACACCCCCGACATCATCAAGCAGAAGTGA
- a CDS encoding multidrug effflux MFS transporter, with the protein MSTSHRPAARATVRPGGGLSVPLLLVLAACSGFPPFAIDTYLPGFPQIADDLDTTAAQVQLTLTAFLLATAVGQIVCGTLSDQVGRRPVLIGGIALGVAASLTCALAESIWLLLAARALQGIGTGAVMVVARAVVADLSTGATAARAFSALAAVQSVAPIAAPVLGGLLIGPFGWRAAFWMLFAMTVAMAVAIVAMIPETLPAEHRGGSGLRRIVVDGRHLLADRGYLGAVVTVAASFATMFAYISASPFVLQTILGLSEYAYSAVFACTAAALVAMIMVNRRLVLFVAPERLIVFGALGQAFGVAVLLVCVVFLDLPLPAMIVGFLAVQGSQGLLTGNCNAIGLLRAKPRTGTGSALMGGAQFGLAAVVAPLVGIAGEHTAVPMVSLMALSVAFTFLGVALVRSASRAQEPAGAS; encoded by the coding sequence TTGAGCACCAGCCACCGCCCCGCCGCCCGCGCCACCGTCCGGCCGGGCGGCGGCCTCTCGGTGCCGCTGCTGCTGGTCCTCGCGGCGTGCAGCGGGTTCCCGCCGTTCGCGATCGACACCTATCTGCCGGGCTTCCCGCAGATCGCCGACGACCTGGACACCACCGCGGCCCAGGTCCAGCTGACGCTCACCGCGTTCCTGCTGGCGACGGCGGTGGGACAGATCGTCTGCGGCACCCTGTCGGACCAGGTCGGACGCCGGCCGGTGCTGATCGGCGGCATCGCGCTCGGGGTCGCGGCCAGCCTGACCTGCGCGCTGGCCGAGTCGATCTGGCTGCTGCTCGCCGCGCGGGCCCTCCAGGGGATCGGCACCGGGGCGGTGATGGTGGTCGCGCGGGCGGTGGTCGCTGACCTGTCGACCGGTGCCACCGCGGCCCGGGCGTTCTCGGCCCTGGCCGCGGTGCAGTCGGTGGCGCCGATCGCGGCGCCGGTGCTGGGCGGGCTGCTGATCGGGCCGTTCGGCTGGCGGGCGGCGTTCTGGATGCTGTTCGCGATGACCGTGGCGATGGCGGTGGCGATCGTGGCGATGATCCCGGAGACGCTGCCCGCGGAGCACCGCGGCGGCAGCGGGCTGCGGCGCATCGTCGTCGACGGACGCCACCTGCTGGCCGACCGCGGCTACCTCGGCGCGGTCGTCACCGTGGCGGCGAGCTTCGCGACGATGTTCGCCTACATCTCGGCCAGCCCGTTCGTGCTCCAGACGATCCTGGGGCTCTCGGAGTACGCCTACTCGGCGGTCTTCGCCTGCACCGCCGCCGCGCTGGTCGCGATGATCATGGTCAACCGTCGTCTCGTGCTGTTCGTGGCCCCCGAGCGGCTGATCGTCTTCGGCGCGCTCGGCCAGGCGTTCGGCGTGGCGGTGCTGCTCGTCTGCGTCGTGTTCCTCGACCTCCCGCTGCCCGCGATGATCGTGGGCTTCCTGGCCGTGCAGGGCTCCCAGGGCCTGCTCACCGGCAACTGCAACGCGATCGGCCTGCTGCGCGCCAAGCCCCGCACGGGCACCGGCTCGGCGCTCATGGGCGGCGCCCAGTTCGGCCTGGCCGCGGTGGTCGCCCCGCTCGTCGGGATCGCCGGCGAGCACACCGCCGTACCCATGGTGTCGCTGATGGCCCTCAGCGTGGCCTTCACCTTCCTCGGTGTCGCCCTCGTCCGCTCCGCCTCGCGCGCCCAGGAGCCGGCCGGCGCCTCCTGA
- a CDS encoding FAD-dependent monooxygenase yields MRVVIAGGGIGGMTAALALLKKGFEVELYEQAQEIKEVGAGIQISPNGNRVLDALGVFDTLKQLSCDPERKELRLWNSGEPWPLFDLGSLAIERYGYPYLTVYRPDLLDTLRQAVLAEDPHAIRLKSRVVGVSQDDTSASITLEDGTVVTGDVVIGADGWRSGIRDELWGPCAPEFSGMVAWRGLIPMENLPEELRSWVGTTWIGPRAHAVHYPLHGGKLMNFVATIEGKEWTAQGGNVHGTVEECLEDFAGWHENIQTLIKLSPSLMKWALVRGEPIPHWTKGRVTLMGDACHATLPFLAQGAVHSIEDGLVLARALEAYGSNPEKALLRYEHARIDRTSKMVRGATANTDRFHSPELATPESAKAYLEREWSVDPIADRYDWLYSYDATTVEI; encoded by the coding sequence ATGCGCGTGGTTATCGCGGGCGGTGGCATCGGCGGCATGACCGCCGCCCTCGCCCTGCTGAAGAAGGGCTTCGAGGTCGAGCTCTACGAGCAGGCCCAGGAGATCAAGGAGGTCGGCGCCGGCATCCAGATCAGCCCGAACGGCAACCGGGTCCTCGACGCCCTGGGCGTCTTCGACACGCTGAAGCAGCTGTCGTGCGACCCGGAGCGCAAGGAGCTGCGCCTGTGGAACTCCGGCGAGCCGTGGCCGCTGTTCGACCTCGGCTCGCTGGCGATCGAGCGGTACGGCTACCCGTACCTCACCGTCTACCGCCCCGACCTGCTGGACACCCTGCGCCAGGCGGTCCTCGCGGAGGACCCGCACGCGATCCGGCTGAAGTCGCGCGTCGTGGGGGTCTCCCAGGACGACACGTCCGCCTCGATCACCCTCGAGGACGGCACCGTCGTCACCGGTGACGTCGTCATCGGCGCCGACGGCTGGCGCTCGGGGATCCGCGACGAGCTGTGGGGCCCGTGCGCCCCGGAGTTCTCGGGCATGGTCGCCTGGCGGGGCCTGATCCCGATGGAGAACCTGCCCGAGGAGCTGCGCTCCTGGGTCGGCACCACCTGGATCGGCCCCCGTGCCCACGCCGTGCACTACCCGCTGCACGGCGGCAAGCTGATGAACTTCGTGGCCACCATCGAGGGCAAGGAGTGGACCGCCCAGGGCGGCAACGTGCACGGCACCGTCGAGGAGTGCCTCGAGGACTTCGCCGGCTGGCACGAGAACATCCAGACGCTGATCAAGCTCTCGCCCTCGCTGATGAAGTGGGCGCTGGTGCGCGGCGAGCCCATCCCGCACTGGACCAAGGGTCGGGTCACGCTGATGGGCGACGCCTGCCACGCCACCCTGCCGTTCCTGGCCCAGGGCGCCGTCCACTCGATCGAGGACGGTCTGGTCCTGGCCCGCGCGCTCGAGGCGTACGGCTCGAACCCGGAGAAGGCGCTGCTGCGCTACGAGCACGCCCGCATCGACCGCACCTCCAAGATGGTCCGTGGCGCCACCGCGAACACCGACCGCTTCCACTCCCCCGAGCTGGCCACGCCCGAGAGCGCGAAGGCCTACCTCGAGCGCGAGTGGAGCGTGGACCCGATCGCCGACCGCTACGACTGGCTCTACTCCTACGACGCCACCACCGTCGAGATCTGA
- a CDS encoding MmgE/PrpD family protein — protein sequence MGEVTPTMPDRGLTEVVAAFACAPARAEADTAAVLSSLVDTVGVAVAGRTAEAVQAVRRWVGTEPAQGGAVVWGEGARRAPSQAALLNGVAGHALDFDDACPSMPLHPSTVLWPALLADADVLTDGARLIEAVHVGNAVNRALGEALPMDVHYGRGWHSTATVGRLAAVAALARLHDLDVEQTRQALGLVASMAGGSIANFGTGAKPLHAGLAARDAVSAVALVRCGLDANPAQLEHRLGFLAAFGEPDPAAVARVGDRLQHWYAAWSQDWSLKRYPSCYGTHRAVDAALEVRAELGAPAAEEYTRVEVLSHPGSLRPLITHAPRTGLEGKFSLPHTVATALLTGRLGLEAFTDEAVAAPETVALAGRVEVVSQPDPPGRPDLADERFALVRATLRDGRSAERLVLLTRGDARNPLSDAEVDEKFLLAVTAGGWRPEAARHLLTTLRTALTGEHAALGAALSALGEPAYEPEKSSPEKSSPENTSPAGEHP from the coding sequence ATGGGTGAGGTGACTCCGACGATGCCCGACCGGGGGCTGACCGAGGTGGTGGCGGCGTTCGCGTGCGCCCCCGCCCGTGCCGAGGCGGACACCGCAGCGGTGCTCAGCAGCCTGGTCGACACCGTCGGGGTCGCCGTGGCCGGACGCACGGCCGAGGCCGTGCAGGCCGTACGCCGCTGGGTGGGCACCGAGCCCGCCCAGGGCGGCGCCGTCGTCTGGGGCGAGGGCGCCCGCCGCGCCCCGTCCCAGGCGGCGCTGCTCAACGGCGTCGCCGGGCACGCGCTCGACTTCGACGACGCCTGCCCCTCGATGCCGCTGCACCCGAGCACGGTGCTGTGGCCGGCGCTGCTCGCCGACGCCGACGTGCTGACCGACGGCGCCCGGCTCATCGAGGCGGTGCACGTCGGCAACGCGGTCAACCGCGCGCTCGGCGAGGCGCTGCCGATGGACGTGCACTACGGCCGCGGCTGGCACAGCACCGCGACCGTCGGGCGGCTCGCGGCGGTGGCCGCGCTGGCCCGCCTGCACGACCTCGACGTCGAGCAGACCCGCCAGGCCCTGGGCCTGGTGGCGTCGATGGCGGGCGGCAGCATCGCGAACTTCGGCACCGGCGCCAAGCCGCTGCACGCCGGCCTCGCGGCCCGCGACGCGGTGAGCGCGGTGGCGCTGGTGCGCTGCGGGCTGGACGCCAACCCCGCCCAGCTCGAGCACCGCCTCGGCTTCCTGGCCGCCTTCGGCGAGCCAGACCCGGCCGCCGTGGCGCGGGTCGGCGATCGCCTCCAGCACTGGTACGCCGCGTGGTCGCAGGACTGGTCGCTGAAGCGCTACCCCTCCTGCTACGGCACCCACCGCGCGGTCGACGCCGCGCTGGAGGTGCGCGCCGAGCTCGGCGCACCCGCCGCGGAGGAGTACACCCGCGTCGAGGTGCTGAGCCACCCCGGCTCGCTGCGCCCGCTGATCACCCACGCGCCGCGCACCGGGCTGGAGGGCAAGTTCAGCCTCCCGCACACGGTCGCGACCGCGCTGCTGACCGGCCGCCTCGGCCTGGAGGCGTTCACCGACGAGGCCGTCGCGGCGCCGGAGACGGTCGCGCTGGCCGGTCGGGTCGAGGTCGTGTCCCAGCCGGATCCGCCCGGTCGCCCCGACCTGGCCGACGAGCGCTTCGCCCTGGTGCGCGCCACCCTGCGCGACGGTCGCAGCGCCGAGCGCCTGGTGCTGCTGACCAGGGGCGACGCCCGCAACCCGCTGAGCGACGCCGAGGTGGACGAGAAGTTCCTCCTCGCCGTGACCGCCGGCGGGTGGCGCCCCGAGGCCGCCCGGCACCTGCTCACCACGCTGCGCACCGCCCTGACCGGCGA